The sequence GTGGCCAAGAACGTGGTCGCCGCCGGCCTGGCCGAGCGGTGCGAGGCGCAGGTCGCCTACGCCATCGGCAAGGCCCACCCGGTGAGCCTCTTCATCGAGACGTTCGGCACCGAGACCGTGCCCGTCTCCTCGATCGAGAAGGCCGTCTCCGAGGTGTTCGACCTGCGCCCGGCCGCGATCATCCGGGACCTCAACCTGCTCCGCCCGATCTACCAGCAGACCGCCGCGTACGGCCACTTCGGCCGGGAACTGCCGGACCTGACCTGGGAGAGCACCGACCGGGCCGCCGACCTCAAGTCGGCCGCGGGAGCCTGACCGCCACCAAGCGCAGCGACCGGCGACCCGCGGATGGGTCGCCGGTCGCACGCGTCTGTGTGGACGTCGGGCTGGCGCACCTGGACCGGCCGTTCGACTACCTGGTGCCGGCGGAGCTGGACGAGGTCGCGGTGCCCGGCACCCGGGTGAAGGTGCGCTTCGCCGGGCAACTGGTCGACGGGTGGCTGCTGTCGCGTGCCGACGACTCCGGGCACACCGGCCGCCTCGCGTACCTGGAGAAGGTGGTCTCGCCGGAGCCGGTGCTGGCCCCCGAGATCGCCCGGCTGGCCCGGGCGGTCGCCGACCGGTACGCGGGCAGCCTCGCCGACGTGCTCCGGCTCGCCGTGCCGCCCCGGCACGCGCGGGTGGAGAAGGAGCCCCGCGACGACGAGCCCACCCCGGTTGCCCCCTCCGGGGCGGTCGACCCGCGCGGGTGGCGCGACTACCCGACCGGCCCGGCCCTGCTGCGGGCCCTCGTCGACGGCCGGGCGCCCCACGCGGTCTGGTCGGCCCTGCCCGGTGAGGACTGGGCGGCCCGCTACGCCGACGCGGTGGCGGCCACCGTCGCCGGTGGGCGCGGCGCTGTGGTCGTGGTGCCCGACGCGCGTGACCTCGACCGCCTCGACGCCGAGCTCACCGGTGTGCTCGGCCCGGGGCGACACGTCAGCCTCTCCGCCGCGCTCGGCCCGGCCCGGCGTTACCGGGCCTTCCTCGCCGCTCGCCGGGGACAGGTGCCGGTGGTGATCGGCACCCGGGCGGCGATGTTCGCCCCGGTGGCCCGGCTCGGCCTCGTGGCCATCTGGGACGACGGTGACGACCTGCACTCCGAGCCCCGGGCGCCCTACCCGCACGCCCGCGACGTGCTGCTCACCCGCGCCCACCTCGCCGAGGCCGGCGCGCTGGTCGGCGGGTACGCCCGGACGGCCGAGGCGCAGCTGCTGGTGGAGACCGGCTGGGCCCCGGAGGTGGTCGCCGACCGGAGCACCGTGCGGGCGCGGATCCCGGCCATCGCGCCGACCGGAGACGACCCGCAACTGGCCCGTGACCCCGGGGCCGCCACCGCCCGGCTGCCCAGCCTGGCCTGGACGGCTGCCCGCGACGCGCTCCGGCAGGACCTCCCGGTGCTGGTGCAGGTGCCCCGGCGTGGCTACCTGCCGTCGATCTCCTGCGCCGAGTGCCGCACCCCGGCCCGGTGCGCGCACTGTGCCGGTCCGCTCGCGCTGCCCTCGGCCGGCGGCATACCGGCCTGCCGGTGGTGCGCCCGGGTGGCGGCCGCGTACGCCTGCCCGGAGTGCGGTGGGCGGCGGCTGCGGGCCGCGGTGACCGGCGCGCGGCGGACCGCCGAGGAACTGGGCCGGGCGTTCCCCGGCGTGACGGTGCGCACCTCGGGGCGCGAGGAGGTGCTGACCGACGTGCCCGGCGGCGCGGCCCTGGTGGTGGCCACCCCGGGCGCCGAGCCGGTCGCCGAGGGCGGCTACGGCGCGGTGCTGCTGCTCGACTCGTGG comes from Micromonospora vinacea and encodes:
- a CDS encoding primosomal protein N', which encodes MDVGLAHLDRPFDYLVPAELDEVAVPGTRVKVRFAGQLVDGWLLSRADDSGHTGRLAYLEKVVSPEPVLAPEIARLARAVADRYAGSLADVLRLAVPPRHARVEKEPRDDEPTPVAPSGAVDPRGWRDYPTGPALLRALVDGRAPHAVWSALPGEDWAARYADAVAATVAGGRGAVVVVPDARDLDRLDAELTGVLGPGRHVSLSAALGPARRYRAFLAARRGQVPVVIGTRAAMFAPVARLGLVAIWDDGDDLHSEPRAPYPHARDVLLTRAHLAEAGALVGGYARTAEAQLLVETGWAPEVVADRSTVRARIPAIAPTGDDPQLARDPGAATARLPSLAWTAARDALRQDLPVLVQVPRRGYLPSISCAECRTPARCAHCAGPLALPSAGGIPACRWCARVAAAYACPECGGRRLRAAVTGARRTAEELGRAFPGVTVRTSGREEVLTDVPGGAALVVATPGAEPVAEGGYGAVLLLDSWALLTRADLRAGEEALRRWLAAAALARPAPEGRVVVVADGALAPVQALLRWDAGWFAGRELAERRELGFPPAVRMASVTGAAEAVADLLAAARLPDDAEVLGPVPAEEGRERMLVRVPRARAAALAEALHSAAGARAARKAADPVRLQVDPLSLF